TAGCTTCGTCATTGTCAGAAGAAATTTTTTCGGTGAAAGTACGGAGCGCCCGAGCAAGCGAGGGTTTTGTTTCAGCAGGAACACCGTCATCACTAAGCAGGTCGCGCAGTATCTTGGCCAACGCTGCATGATCTTCGCGCGGTATATCCTCCATACCAAGGATGTCACACAATGTGTCGGCATAAACGCTTTTTTCTTCACCAACAACGTTCTTATCTCTAACTACCTCGGCAAAAGAGTTTGCCAGCCTTAGATATGTTTTAGGATCTTCTTCGGCAATTCTTCCTTCTTGAAAGGGTCTTACCAACTTAACCGTCGCCTTTCTTATCTTGTTTAAGCGGGCTCTAGCTGTTGCGATAGTTTTTGCCTTCTGAAGCTTTCCGACATTTCTCTCTATTTCTTTTATCGCTTTTACTGTGTGACCGCTTAATAGCGACGCCTCTTCACCCTCAGTACAATTGGTATCTTCAAAAAGACTGCGTGGGAAATCGTCCTCAGAAAGCTCTACGAAATCATGCCCCGGAAGCTTTCCTTTCGCTGAAGATGGTTTTCTTATGTTTGGCGGTGCATTTTCTCCGCCGGAAACTTTTGATAACTTTGCCATATCTATATCCTTGTTTACTATTTCCTTGTGTAATACTTTTCACAAAAAAAATACAAGGAAATAAATAACTGATGTTACGCGATAATCTTGCTTTAGTGGCGTAGCGAAAGGGATGAGATGCAAGTATTCCGACGAGCCAAGCTCAGATAGAGCTGTGTGAGGAGGAATACGCAGCAGATCGCCCTTGCAGCACGCCAATAAAGTGAGAGTAGCGCGTAAGGTCAGCAAACAATAGACCTTACGAGATTTACGGAATTCTGAACCACAGAGCGAAATTAATTATGCTTTGATGGCCTTCACATATTAAGTTTGTTCATCACTGTTAGGAACGCCATAGCAGGGATTTTTATTTGTGGTTCAAAACTACTGGCATAGGAAAGGATGGTACTCATAACGTCCAAAAGACTATCCTAAGGAGTGTCAGTAAGCGCTTTGCCGAGATAATCAGCGGAAATTTTTATTTTTGGTTCAAAACTACTGGCATAGGCAATGGCGTCTTTCACAACGTCAACCTTTCCACTGGAAGCGGCAATAGAGACCGCTTTGCCGATAGCGTCACCAGGGATTTTTATTTGTGCTTCTTTGGCATAGGCAATGAATTCTTTCACAGCGTCAACATTTCCACAGGAAACGGCAATAGAGACCGCTTTGCCGAGAGCGTCACCAGGGATTTTTATTTTTGGCTCAAAACTACTGGCATAGTCAATGCTGACTTTCACAGCGATCATCTCACAATGGCAACAAGCATTTAAAATCGCTTTGCCGAGAGCGTCACCAGGGATTTTTATTCCTGCTTTTTTGGCATAGGCAATAAAACAACTAGCTTTCCTCAACGTCATACTGCAAATTGGATTTTCAGGGGGCATCTTGGCTAGAGCTTCAGCTAAAGCAAGATGTATTTTTGGGGCACAACTATTGTTATATAAAATGATGGCATTCACAGCGCCTATGTCTCCATGACAAGCTGCGGCAACAGCCGCTTTGCCTAGAGCTTTAGCTAAATCAAGATGTATTTGTGCTCCTTTGGCATAGGAAAGGATGGTTTTCACACCTTTTTTTCTCCTCGTAGAAACTGCTTTGTTAAGCGCTTGGCCGAGAAATTCAGCAGGGATTTTTATTTCTGCTTTTTTGGCATAGGAAAGGATGTTTGCTGCTTTGACAATCATATTATAATAAACAGCTCTAACTAACATTTCGCCGAGAAATTCAGCAGGGATTTTTATTTGTGCTTCGTTGGCATAGGTAAGGATTTTTTTCAGAGCGGCCGTATCACCATAGGAAACTAGCGCAAAAACCTTCTTCCCTAGATCTTTAACATTAGAGGCAGTATTATCAATAAATATTTCTCTATATTCATCCTCGACTTTACCAGAAGCTTCAGTGGGTGCCCTCAATTCAGTTCTAGAAATATATTTAGTACCGTCTTGACGCACTGTTATATCAGAAAATGCTTTTTGAGCTATTGCAATATGCGGACTTGCTTGTTCTAAACTATCTAATCCTAACAAAGAAGAAAGGGGCTCAACTTCTTTTAGATCTGCAATATCTCCTAAAGTTATTTCCATTATATATTTTCCTAATATTTATGCTGTCGCTGTAAAAATAAAAACATAATATACGTATTCCATTATACTCACAACAAAAAAGCCGTTATAGTCTGATAATATCTAACGCTATTTAACCGTATACATTCATAATATTATTCCTTCTATGTGGTTGTGCTATTCATACCTATCCTATCCATCGTTTTTGCGATGGATAGGAATGACGGCAGCAAATCGGCTCAGAGCCGATTTGTCGCCTACCTGGGGATTCCAAAGGCGGACATCGCTGGGGTTTGGGTAGGGCGGCGCCCTACCCAACGATGACAATGCTGAGGAGTTTATTTGGCACAAATATCACTTTTCGAATTTCTTTACCTTCGAGGTGCTTTGCTATTTTATCTTGTTGTTTTGCGAGGTTTAGTATGGTGTCTTTGTCTTGATCTTTTGGGAGGTCGAGTTTTGCGCGAACTTTACCATTTATTTGTATGACGTATGTCATGGTGTCATCTTCTAGGAGGGTTTTGTCTACGGTAGGGAATGCGGTATATGAAAGGCTTTCGCTGTTACCTAGGGTTTCCCAAGCTTCTTCTGCTAGGTGTGGTGCTAATGGTGATAGGCAGTGTGTTGCCATTGTTAGGATTTCTTTAGGGTATATTTCGAGTTTTGAGAAGTCGTTAAGGAACTCCATAAACTTTGCTATTGCGGTATTGAAGAGCATGGCTTCGATGTCGTTGCATACTCCGTGGACGAGGCGGTTTCCGAGTTTCAGCGCTTCTTGTGAAGGTGGTTCGTCGGAGACTTTTTCTGATGTTATTATGTCGTAGAAACGTGCGAGGAATCGGCGGCATCCGTGGATGGCGTTGGTATCCCACACTTTTTCTTTGTCGAGGGGTCCCATAAACATTTCGTATAGGCGTAGTGCGTCGGCGCCGAGGTCTTCGACGATATCGTCGGGGGTGACGCCATTGAGTTTAGATTTCGACATTTTCTCTATCTGACTGCGGAGTTTCTCGTTGGTATCTTTGTGGTAGTAGCTCCCCTCTTTTTCTATGGTATCTTCGGGGGCGACATATGCTCCAGAAGGTAGCTGATACGACCGTGAAGTTATAAGTCCTTGGTTACGGAGCTTCATGAAAGGTTCTGGAGTGGAAACGTGTCCGCAGTCGAACAGGACTTTATGCCAGAAGCGTGCGTATAGTAGGTGTAGGACGGCATGTTCTACGCCGCCGAGGTACATATCGACGGGGCCCCAGTATTTCTCTGCTTCGGGGCTCCATGCGGCATCGTCGTTGTGTGGATCCATGAATCGTAGGTAGTACCAACATGATCCTGCCCATTGTGGCATGGTATTCGTCTCACGGAGGGCTTTTTTGCCGGTCTTGGGGTCTGTTATCTCCACCCATTCTGTCGCTTTTGCTAGGGGGCTGCTGCCGTCGTTGCAAGGCGTGAAGTCATCTAACTCTGGAGGCGTTAGTGGCAGCTCATCGACGTCGAGGGCGCGCTGTGTGCCGTCTTCGAGGTGTAGTATTGGGAAAGGCTCTCCCCAGTATCGTTGTCGCGAGAAAAGCCAGTCACGAAGTTTGTAGTTGATAGCGGCTTTTCCTGTGCCTTTTTCTTCGAGCCATGCCGTTATTGTTTTTTTTGCATCTTTTACGGGTAGGTCATTTATTGAGATGTCGTCGTTTACGCTGTTGATGCATATACCGTCGCCTGTCCAGCAGCGTTTTCCTGTGAGGATCTCTTCGCGTGCTTGTTCGGCGTCTATGTCTTCGATACCTTCACATTTCTCTGTGCCTGGGTCGTATACGGCGATGATTGGGATTTTAAATTTCGTTGCGAACTCGAAGTCTCTTTCGTCGTGGGAAGGCACAGCCATTATTGCGCCGGTGCCGTAGCTGATAAGGACGTAGTCAGCGATCCATATCGGTATTTTTTCGCCGTTGACGGGGTTTATGGCATAAGCGCCAGTGAAGACACCGGTTTTATGCTTGGATAGCTCTGTACGCTCGAGGTCACTCTTCGATGCCGTCACCTGCCGGTATGTCTCAACATCTTGGCAGTATTCTTCGGTAGTGACCTTGTCGACGAGAGGATGTTCTGGTGAAAGGACCATATACGTCGCACCGAAGAGGGTGTCGGGCCTTGTTGTGAAGACGCTGATGGTTTCTTCGCTGCCATCGACGATGAAGTCGACGTGTGCGCCTTCGCTTTTGCCTATCCAGTTGACTTGTGATCTCTTTAGACCTTCTGACCAGTCGAGAAGATCAAGGTCGTCGAGAAGTCTCTCAGCATATGCCGTAATCTTAAGGACCCACTGCTTCAGCGGCCTTCTTTCAATAGAATGTCCGCCTTCTTTGGCTTTGCCGTCTTCGACTTCTTCATTGGCAAGGACGGTTCCCAGCGCCGGACAGTAGTTTACCATCATCTCAGCTTCATAGGCGAGTCCCCTTTCGAAAAGCTTCGTGAAGATCCACTGCGTCCATTTGTAATACTTCGGGTCGCTAGTAGCAACCTCGCGATCCCAGTCGTAGCTGAACCCCAGAGCCTGCAGCTGCCTTCTAAACGTATCAATATTTTTCGTCGTCGTAACGGCAGGGTGCGTACCCGTCCTTATCGCATACTGCTCGGCAGGAAGCCCGAAGCTGTCCCATCCCATAGGATGAAGTACATTATACCCCTGCTTTCTCTTGTTCCGCGCCAGGATGTCCGTAGCA
Above is a genomic segment from Waddliaceae bacterium containing:
- a CDS encoding leucine--tRNA ligase — protein: MSKRYDHQAIESKWQKFWLENKTFKAEIDEGKEKYYILDMFPYPSGAGLHVGHPLGYTATDILARNKRKQGYNVLHPMGWDSFGLPAEQYAIRTGTHPAVTTTKNIDTFRRQLQALGFSYDWDREVATSDPKYYKWTQWIFTKLFERGLAYEAEMMVNYCPALGTVLANEEVEDGKAKEGGHSIERRPLKQWVLKITAYAERLLDDLDLLDWSEGLKRSQVNWIGKSEGAHVDFIVDGSEETISVFTTRPDTLFGATYMVLSPEHPLVDKVTTEEYCQDVETYRQVTASKSDLERTELSKHKTGVFTGAYAINPVNGEKIPIWIADYVLISYGTGAIMAVPSHDERDFEFATKFKIPIIAVYDPGTEKCEGIEDIDAEQAREEILTGKRCWTGDGICINSVNDDISINDLPVKDAKKTITAWLEEKGTGKAAINYKLRDWLFSRQRYWGEPFPILHLEDGTQRALDVDELPLTPPELDDFTPCNDGSSPLAKATEWVEITDPKTGKKALRETNTMPQWAGSCWYYLRFMDPHNDDAAWSPEAEKYWGPVDMYLGGVEHAVLHLLYARFWHKVLFDCGHVSTPEPFMKLRNQGLITSRSYQLPSGAYVAPEDTIEKEGSYYHKDTNEKLRSQIEKMSKSKLNGVTPDDIVEDLGADALRLYEMFMGPLDKEKVWDTNAIHGCRRFLARFYDIITSEKVSDEPPSQEALKLGNRLVHGVCNDIEAMLFNTAIAKFMEFLNDFSKLEIYPKEILTMATHCLSPLAPHLAEEAWETLGNSESLSYTAFPTVDKTLLEDDTMTYVIQINGKVRAKLDLPKDQDKDTILNLAKQQDKIAKHLEGKEIRKVIFVPNKLLSIVIVG